In a single window of the Acyrthosiphon pisum isolate AL4f chromosome X, pea_aphid_22Mar2018_4r6ur, whole genome shotgun sequence genome:
- the LOC100571572 gene encoding uncharacterized protein LOC100571572: MDLADIIINHDHNYFGVQEPVVDHNEPLLPVAVVRPQSYTVVLGIQRGTEIIRDNLGYMYYKNKVTDTKIYLSCYEKKLEGQCHATAHISPDRNDDRLTLSKRHYHGVREFNLNVPLLRQEITERALEKTINSYTPRGIYMQAIANFPEAAENYTFVQSVERMRRLRRTFFPQTPRNMANLHDLLTAVDNECFAMTLQNPPNRFYQGPLLIEGTVSGVIFCNVANINAIAPDLRNVRVAGCDGTFKTVPKFLENDAYQLFSFQVVFKDVSFPLVHALLIGKTQQIYVELLHYIRNVLPLCYDQLTIITDFEQGLINAVNLVFPESKHQGCYFHYCQAVIRYARNKRSNLFQLFKADNNAARVLRMILALPYLPATQIGDVLPSMEDGFNSIVEYVNQFPYLALQLNQFMFNYIWGYWFITMGPAAVTVFNQDIRTNNYVESYHASLLRLIKPHPKVWEFLKKERKVIH, encoded by the exons aaCCTCTGCTTCCGGTTGCTGTAGTAAGACCACAGTCCTACACTGTAGTTCTAGGCATTCAAAGAGGCACAGAAATTATAAGGGATAATCTTGGGTACATGTACTATAAGAATAAAGTAACAGATACTAAAAT ttaCTTGTCatgttacgaaaaaaaattggaagGACAGTGCCATGCAACTGCTCATATATCTCCGGACCGCAACGATGATAGGTTGACACTGTCAAAGCGCCATTATCATGGTGTCAGAGAGTTCAACCTCAATGTTCCACTGCTTCGACAGGAGATAACTGAGAGAGCtttagaaaaaacaataaactcaTATACTCCACGTGGAATTTATATGCAAGCAATTGCAaa CTTTCCAGAGGCTGCAGAGAACTATACATTTGTACAGAGTGTAGAGAGGATGCGGCGTTTAAGACGTACGTTTTTCCCTCAGACACCACGAAACATGGCAAACTTGCACGATTTGTTGACGGCTGTAGATAATGAATGTTTTGCCATGACACTACAGAATCCTCCTAAcag GTTTTATCAAGGTCCATTGCTGATAGAGGGAACCGTGAGTGGAGTGATTTTTTGTAATGTAGCCAATATAAATGCAATTGCACCAGATTTGAGAAAT GTCCGAGTAGCAGGATGCGATGGCACATTTAAAACTGTAccaaaatttttagaaaatgacGCCTATCAGTTATTTTCTTTTCAAGTTGTATTCAAGGATGTT AGCTTCCCTTTAGTTCATGCCCTTCTAATTGGAAAAACTCAACAAATTTATGTTGAATTACTTCATTACATAAGAAATGTGCTTCCATTATGTTATGATCAGCTCACAATTATTACTGATTTTGAGCAAGGGCTAATCAATGcagtaaatttagtttttccAGAAAGTAAACACCAAGGGTGTTACTTTCATTACTGTCAA GCAGTAATAAGATATGCCAGAAACAAGAGGAGCAACttatttcaattattcaaaGCTGACAATAATGCTGCTCGTGTGCTCCGAAtg ATTTTAGCATTACCATACTTACCAGCTACACAAATTGGTGATGTTTTACCTTCAATGGAGGATGGTTTTAATAGCATTGTTGAGTATGTAAACCAATTCCCATATTTGGCATTGCAATTAAaccaatttatgtttaattacatTTGGGGATATTGGTTTATAACAATGGGACCAGCAGCTGTAACAGTATTCAACCAGGACATTAGGACAAACAACTATGTAGAAAGCTACCATGCATCGCTGCTGAGGCTGATAAAGCCTCATCCCAAAGTTTGGGAGTttctaa aaAAGGAGAGAAAAGTTATACATTGA